A genomic window from Pecten maximus chromosome 4, xPecMax1.1, whole genome shotgun sequence includes:
- the LOC117324895 gene encoding uncharacterized protein LOC117324895 isoform X2: MLDQTQRWATLTNFGNIPSMKEALMSKQQSDHRILNMKLKQRALTGKPQNKRFSSSVSTLQGREPRRYPMEYSREDSTRAGKQHQTLRKQLEQRVYNARVDSGSLRHYSLGLFDSVVQNLNKNDSNIKPKQLPTKQPYTYNVSEKEKERKVIRPQTAAHNGPSQDGSLLYNKRGKVLNSIRLRPQSEPVGRYNHEKGKIVPPEIQKTLCQSNNEFRVLTSPMSIHPPSPRSRSSSISDFKLVPLNGTGSISEMSSVHDFNTDGAVRVDLNSENGFVEVDELETSRTSSQISNDLAFRTRNMPSGTVHFYSLEYESSVEESIPEASPSAEVKPPPPPPEEPKTKAKKGKQRSSAKKKKEAEPPPPPPPEPVVIKVPEVKKPLRGPKCWVDDATVTSEFDEKTDNGQMTADDNCPVSVVKSITTLDNRLTDTVDPVNNVELQQCQEENPVPIDSDVEGAEDGPSYLPKFLCPSSIQKSKHAAVKEWLNTTNFNHAERYVPLL, translated from the exons ATGTTGGACCAAACTCAGCGTTGGGCTACTTTGACAAATTTCGGAAATATTCCAAGTATGAAGGAGGCTTTAATGAGCAAACAGCAGTCGGATCATAGAATACTGAACATGAAGCTAAAGCAGAGAGCTTTAACTGGAAAACCACAAAATAAGAGATTTTCATCGTCGGTGTCTACCTTACAGGGTCGGGAACCACGCCGGTATCCAATGGAGTACTCTCGAGAAGACTCTACGAGAGCTGGAAAGCAACATCAAACACTTCGTAAACAGTTGGAACAACGAGTATACAACGCTAGGGTAGACAGCGGCAGTCTCAGGCATTACAGCCTTGGCCTGTTTGACAGTGTCGTTCAGAATCTCAACAAAAATGACTCCAATATCAAGCCAAAACAGCTGCCAACAAAGCAGCCCTATACATATAACGTGTCTGAAAAAGAAAAGGAGAGAAAAGTCATTCGGCCACAAACAGCAGCTCACAATGGACCCTCACAAGATGGGAGCCTTTTGTATAACAAACGAGGGAAAGTATTGAACTCCATAAGACTAAGACCACAGTCCGAACCTGTCGGTAGGTACAATCATGAAAAGGGAAAGATTGTACCACCAGAAATACAGAAGACGCTGTGTCAGAGCAACAACGAATTCCGTGTACTGACCTCACCTATGTCCATCCATCCTCCGTCCccgaggtcaaggtcatcctcAATTAGTGATTTTAAACTCGTACCATTGAATGGAACTGGAAGTATTTCTGAAATGTCATCGGTCCATGACTTTAACACTGATGGGGCTGTTCGTGTTGACCTGAACAGTGAGAATGGGTTTGTCGAGGTAGATGAACTAGAGACGTCTCGTACCTCATCACAAATATCCAATGACCTTGCGTTTAGAACAAGGAATATGCCCTCAGGTACTGTCCATTTTTACTCATTAGAGTACGAGAGTTCTGTAGAGGAATCTATCCCAGAGGCATCGCCATCGGCTGAGGTCAAGCCCCCTCCTCCACCACCGGAGGAACCAAAGACCAAAGCGAAGAAGGGAAAGCAGCG GTCTAGCGCCAAAAAGAAGAAGGAAGCAGAgccccctcctcctcctccgCCGGAACCGGTAGTGATAAAGGTACCGGAAGTAAAAAAACCGTTGAGAGGACCAAAGTGTTGGGTAGATGACGCAACTGTGACGAGTGAATTTGACGAAAAGACTGATAATGGGCAGATGACAGCAGACGACAACTGTCCAGTCTCTGTGGTCAAATCCATCACAACTCTGGACAACCGTTTAACGGACACAGTAGATCCGGTAAATAATGTCGAACTGCAGCAGTGTCAAGAAGAAAATCCTGTACCAATAGACTCTGATGTAGAGGGCGCTGAGGATGGCCCCTCTTACCTACCGAAATTTCTCTGCCCAAGTTCCATTCAGAAATCTAAGCACGCCGCCGTCAAAGAATGGTTAAATACCACGAATTTCAACCACGCCGAGCGATATGTTCCTTTGTTATGA
- the LOC117324895 gene encoding uncharacterized protein LOC117324895 isoform X1 codes for MLDQTQRWATLTNFGNIPSMKEALMSKQQSDHRILNMKLKQRALTGKPQNKRFSSSVSTLQGREPRRYPMEYSREDSTRAGKQHQTLRKQLEQRVYNARVDSGSLRHYSLGLFDSVVQNLNKNDSNIKPKQLPTKQPYTYNVSEKEKERKVIRPQTAAHNGPSQDGSLLYNKRGKVLNSIRLRPQSEPVGRYNHEKGKIVPPEIQKTLCQSNNEFRVLTSPMSIHPPSPRSRSSSISDFKLVPLNGTGSISEMSSVHDFNTDGAVRVDLNSENGFVEVDELETSRTSSQISNDLAFRTRNMPSGTVHFYSLEYESSVEESIPEASPSAEVKPPPPPPEEPKTKAKKGKQRLKFLAKAMSSAKKKKEAEPPPPPPPEPVVIKVPEVKKPLRGPKCWVDDATVTSEFDEKTDNGQMTADDNCPVSVVKSITTLDNRLTDTVDPVNNVELQQCQEENPVPIDSDVEGAEDGPSYLPKFLCPSSIQKSKHAAVKEWLNTTNFNHAERYVPLL; via the exons ATGTTGGACCAAACTCAGCGTTGGGCTACTTTGACAAATTTCGGAAATATTCCAAGTATGAAGGAGGCTTTAATGAGCAAACAGCAGTCGGATCATAGAATACTGAACATGAAGCTAAAGCAGAGAGCTTTAACTGGAAAACCACAAAATAAGAGATTTTCATCGTCGGTGTCTACCTTACAGGGTCGGGAACCACGCCGGTATCCAATGGAGTACTCTCGAGAAGACTCTACGAGAGCTGGAAAGCAACATCAAACACTTCGTAAACAGTTGGAACAACGAGTATACAACGCTAGGGTAGACAGCGGCAGTCTCAGGCATTACAGCCTTGGCCTGTTTGACAGTGTCGTTCAGAATCTCAACAAAAATGACTCCAATATCAAGCCAAAACAGCTGCCAACAAAGCAGCCCTATACATATAACGTGTCTGAAAAAGAAAAGGAGAGAAAAGTCATTCGGCCACAAACAGCAGCTCACAATGGACCCTCACAAGATGGGAGCCTTTTGTATAACAAACGAGGGAAAGTATTGAACTCCATAAGACTAAGACCACAGTCCGAACCTGTCGGTAGGTACAATCATGAAAAGGGAAAGATTGTACCACCAGAAATACAGAAGACGCTGTGTCAGAGCAACAACGAATTCCGTGTACTGACCTCACCTATGTCCATCCATCCTCCGTCCccgaggtcaaggtcatcctcAATTAGTGATTTTAAACTCGTACCATTGAATGGAACTGGAAGTATTTCTGAAATGTCATCGGTCCATGACTTTAACACTGATGGGGCTGTTCGTGTTGACCTGAACAGTGAGAATGGGTTTGTCGAGGTAGATGAACTAGAGACGTCTCGTACCTCATCACAAATATCCAATGACCTTGCGTTTAGAACAAGGAATATGCCCTCAGGTACTGTCCATTTTTACTCATTAGAGTACGAGAGTTCTGTAGAGGAATCTATCCCAGAGGCATCGCCATCGGCTGAGGTCAAGCCCCCTCCTCCACCACCGGAGGAACCAAAGACCAAAGCGAAGAAGGGAAAGCAGCG GTTAAAATTTCTTGCTAAGGCCAT GTCTAGCGCCAAAAAGAAGAAGGAAGCAGAgccccctcctcctcctccgCCGGAACCGGTAGTGATAAAGGTACCGGAAGTAAAAAAACCGTTGAGAGGACCAAAGTGTTGGGTAGATGACGCAACTGTGACGAGTGAATTTGACGAAAAGACTGATAATGGGCAGATGACAGCAGACGACAACTGTCCAGTCTCTGTGGTCAAATCCATCACAACTCTGGACAACCGTTTAACGGACACAGTAGATCCGGTAAATAATGTCGAACTGCAGCAGTGTCAAGAAGAAAATCCTGTACCAATAGACTCTGATGTAGAGGGCGCTGAGGATGGCCCCTCTTACCTACCGAAATTTCTCTGCCCAAGTTCCATTCAGAAATCTAAGCACGCCGCCGTCAAAGAATGGTTAAATACCACGAATTTCAACCACGCCGAGCGATATGTTCCTTTGTTATGA